In Sander lucioperca isolate FBNREF2018 chromosome 21, SLUC_FBN_1.2, whole genome shotgun sequence, the following proteins share a genomic window:
- the thoc6 gene encoding THO complex subunit 6 homolog produces the protein MGPVELLHMSVFSQSFSPCGRFLAAGNNYGEIALFSLSAALSPDATALSQKPVLTFTAHDGPVFSLLSNDSQLFSAGNGEISCWSWSELVKKNAKPLWTKRPNYKSSLEIPEINAMIINPRDNSLVVGGGDNNIHILDLEHGVFKSVLQGHSDYIHCVSVREREAEILSGGEDGAVRMWDSRTGQSVHCVEIYKYESCARPQYGKWISCLTTDSDWMLCGGGPSLSLWHLRSLSPTSVFPLAGCQRQAAFYQDMILAVGEGPFVSHCLLGGEVKAQIPCTPQSLNTLQINANSTEHRVLTVGGSSDHIDVFTNLSYKTFSLSF, from the exons CTCCTCCACATGTCCGTCTTCTCGCAGAGCTTCTCTCCCTGCGGACGCTTCCTGGCAGCAGGAAACAACTACGGAGAGATCGCTCTGTTCAG CCTGTCTGCAGCTCTGAGCCCCGACGCCACCGCGCTCAGTCAGAAACCTGTTCTCACGTTCACAG CCCACGACGGCCCCGTGTTCTCGCTCCTCTCCAACGACTCTCAGCTCTTCAGCGCGGGAAACGGAGAGATCAGCTGCTGGAGCTGGAGCGAACTCGTCAAGAAG AATGCCAAACCTCTGTGGACAAAAAGACCAAACTACAA ATCCAGTCTGGAAATTCCAGAGATCAACGCCATGATCATCAACCCCCGA GACAACAGTCTCGTGGTCGGAGGAGGAGACAACAACATCCACATCCTGGACCTGGAGCACGGAGTCTTTAAg tcGGTCCTGCAGGGCCACTCGGACTACATCCACTGCGTGagcgtgagagagagggaggcagagatCCTGTCTGGGGGGGAGGACGGAGCGGTGAGGATGTGGG ACAGCAGGACGGGTCAGTCAGTCCACTGCGTCGAGATCTACAAATACGAG AGCTGTGCTCGGCCCCAGTATGGTAAATGGATCAGCTGTCTGACCACAGACTCCGACTGGATG CTGTGTGGCGGCGGCCCGTCCCTGTCTCTGTGGCATCTCCGCTCGCTGTCTCCGACCTCTGTCTTCCCACTGGCAGGCTGCCAGAGACAGGCCGCCTTCTACCAGGACATG ATCTTGGCTGTGGGTGAGGGTCCGTTTGTGTCTCACTGTCTGCTGGGTGGAGAAGTGAAAGCTCAGATCCCGTGCACGCCGCAGAGCCTCAACACGCTGCAGATCAACGCCAACAGCACCGAGCACCGG GTGCTGACGGTGGGAGGCAGCAGCGACCACATCGACGTGTTCACCAACCTGTCGTACAAAACCTTCTCCCTCAgcttctga